In Toxotes jaculatrix isolate fToxJac2 chromosome 12, fToxJac2.pri, whole genome shotgun sequence, the following are encoded in one genomic region:
- the shroom1 gene encoding protein Shroom1 isoform X1, protein MDSYNFHFERMSNVDLHPLSLPVSRLSPAKSNSSIVDQLAHHQHGKGDSAYSSFSGGSTAPDYPSPFLPDDLQSSSFGHYADLKYVKSIYHPTQVLQSDSKTMDQLYRSVEAISQHYRNNSSTNVNHHNHNGNDSFHTNNKALSKQEVPLGAQSQSAYPPPVPARLDSFIATKNLENTRVHHQGTEFQPQQAQPQQQPRPYSRLHSQHHGQNARSPEKANPDAGNSSFNSDPVYSVWRGSQQQQPQTQQPPSYRSHLQPHDQSRVPLNPEYLFIMDNKAAPEQQKSTNILSGSPPRGTSKSEHLIPRQLSTSGGCNGDHHNKSSGSSSHFESQRKRAHSAHDWLGSEPTRAASPWNAGQSFINSSIQHKGQFYFVTGVCKLSDSGMRTYSASVCGSEAGSESSTVLEKHRIREKERSHSTMDNLFRPLQQSSRTSSGTIPDEREAFASLSQGKDLSARSQDQENHRPSLLSTQSSRSFDALEDIDMIQSREIGRHTANNPIFYCGPDRNCSPHSPTQTKEATPLISSEQPNHHKREEQAKRGKRQPLGDVASERINKETTPLLYHLTEANRAALQPKKDADFSIKGKETTLNKTGHEDVVADNNEKPPRGDTSKSDRGDVACNTLDDSFKKYYKEKLKDAQSKVLRETSFKRRDLQLSWPHRLRQKPDLRPTVIHSFSPSQDSETSTDTLTPSVTSEETERGSIKEEAREDQKEMDKETEKENGRPANVAQPQVARIGGRKRLTPGQKKMCYSEPEKLNQLGGTPSHSACRSFGNESENPFAVECEGEEQQQGETGLVAARRKMFETRGRALSASSASKTNLKHLQHKALVEYMERKTGQKVAEPQQPAPQLPAPPRQRHSLGEKPYDWGPRPLSGNHEGKNIKKKLHRPHSAGRILDSSTSSIRYAQFFSAQSCSGQYAGQSSQPRWRESHGPSQGKSASVESLLDQPEPPSLFRNRSTSTPHAFQTHDYEKDPLPVNTMETWSPQKNGTEDSLVKAVSEGQQHVRVVAQRGKSMEELGATKLTRPSALSKSSEQLDQLWRQSTGPGGPERDKRSVSFIAEVREAQGQERGRKKQYLTEQAGKEPEILGQKNTQGQIQNQTQKKSPLKQNSEPGEDATVGARNSSRSTSPASCSSSRARVRSGSPGSHGPVTDDFRSSRAPSETSSSPPSPRGLETNERDIKSTPAQTELPCENKHCFSRVWTSPSVTGSEREQSVDEPSNDALPSDSNQEVSLSCGVTTDPSLWILPPEEEIKEEVQHPQLTDSVFDDESSFSPPAVQTSETSVSPCTSVSDADVTQRVEEEKNPQMDDEKSGENQEMEERGAPEGETENLEGSGERPRWEELTEAVVKADQSLARVLYPLTNRKTALMLMEQLLSEDTLLMEEHYKKKQEQRGAAESAEAVEAAEPAPCLPAPDSLKPQSPDPQSRSDITEKKRLLVSYIEERLRSLEEARGALQTEIQENVARGEELEVLVRERCQPVELERYNLFIGDLERVVSLLLCLSARLARVQNALSTVDQHTDAEEKQSLDSRHRLLCKQREDAKDLKDNLDRRENLVSTFLSRQLSVEQLQDYRRFVQTKASLLIRQKDLEEKQRLGEEQLEALSNSLNL, encoded by the exons ATGGATTCCTACAACTTCCACTTTGAGAGAATGAGCAACGTGGACCTGCATCCTCTGAGCCTCCCTGTCAGCAGGCTCTCCCCAGCCAAGTCCAACAGCAGCATCGTCGACCAGCTCGCTCACCACCAGCACGGCAAAGGAGACTCTGCCTACAGCTCCTTCTCTGGTGGGTCCACTGCCCCAGACTACCCTTCTCCCTTCCTTCCAGACGACCTACAGTCCAGCTCCTTCGGCCACTATGCTGATCTTAAGTATGTAAAGTCCATTTACCACCCCACCCAGGTTCTGCAGTCTGATTCAAAGACCATGGACCAGCTCTATCGCTCTGTAGAAGCTATCTCTCAGCACTATCGCAACAACTCCAGCACCAATGTAAACCACCACAACCACAATGGCAATGACAGTTTCCACACCAACAACAAAGCACTCTCTAAACAAGAGGTGCCTTTGGGGGCTCAATCCCAAAGTGCTTACCCTCCTCCAGTCCCAGCACGCCTGGATAGTTTCATAGCCACAAAAAACTTGGAGAACACCAGGGTCCACCACCAGGGtactgaatttcaaccccagcaggCACAGCCTCAACAACAGCCCAGACCCTACAGTCGACTCCATTCACAGCACCATGGTCAGAATGCGCGAAGCCCTGAGAAGGCTAACCCAGATGCAGGCAACTCAAGCTTCAATTCTGACCCGGTGTATTCAGTTTGGAGGGGCTCTCAACAGCAGCAACCACAGACCCAGCAACCACCAAGCTACCGCTCTCACCTCCAGCCTCATGATCAGAGCAGGGTGCCGCTGAACCCAGAATACCTCTTCATCATGGATAACAAAGCTGCCCCTGAGCAGCAGAAATCAACAAACATCCTAAGCGGATCACCTCCCAGAGGCACAAGCAAGTCTGAGCACCTGATACCCAGACAGCTCTCAACCAGCGGTGGATGTAATGGAGaccatcacaacaagtccagtGGCAGTAGTAGCCACTTTGAGAGTCAGCGCAAAAGGGCACACTCAGCTCACGACTGGCTTGGGTCAGAGCCGACCCGAGCTGCCAGCCCCTGGAATGCCGGTCAGAGTTTTATCAACAGCAGCATCCAACATAAGGGACAGTTCTACTTTGTCACAGGAGTGTGCAAGCTGTCTGACTCTGGTATGAGGACATattctgcatctgtgtgtgggtCAGAGGCTGGGAGTGAGAGCTCCACAGTGTTGGAGAAGCACCGgataagagaaaaagaaagaagccacagcaCAATGGATAATTTGTTTAGACCTCTCCAACAGAGTTCTCGCACTTCCAGTGGTACGATTCCAGATGAGAGGGAGGCTTTCGCTTCTCTGTCCCAGGGCAAAGACCTGTCCGCCAGGAGTCAGGATCAGGAGAATCACAGACCGTCCCTCCTCTCGACGCAGTCCTCTCGAAGCTTTGACGCCTTAGAAGATATTGACATGATTCAGAGTCGAGAGATCGGCCGCCACACTGCCAACAACCCCATATTCTACTGTGGACCTGACAGAAACTGCTCACCACATTCACCGACGCAAACGAAGGAGGCCACTCCGTTAATCAGCTCTGAACAGCCCAACCACCACAAGAGAGAGGAGCAGGCGAAGAGAGGGAAACGGCAGCCACTCGGGGACGTAGCCAGCGAGAGgataaacaaagaaacaacCCCACTTCTCTATCACCTCACTGAAGCCAACAGGGCAGCCTTACAGCCCAAAAAGGATGCTGATTTTAGTATAAAAGGCAAGGAGACAACCCTGAACAAAACAGGTCATGAAGACGTGGTAGCAGACAACAATGAGAAACCTCCACGAGGTGACACGAGCAAGAGTGACAGAGGGGACGTTGCCTGTAACACTCTGGATGACTCATTTAAAAAGTACTACAAAGAGAAGCTGAAGGATGCCCAGTCTAAAGTCCTAAGGGAGACTTCATTTAAAAGGAGGGACCTGCAGCTGTCGTGGCCACACCGTCTCAGGCAAAAACCTGACCTGAGGCCTACAGTGATTCACTCATTCTCCCCATCACAGGACTCTGAGActtccacagacacactcactccGTCTGTGActtctgaggagacagagagggggagcaTAAAGGAAGAAGCCAGGGAGGATCAGAAGGAGATGGACAAAGAGACTGAAAAGGAAAACGGGAGACCAGCAAATGTGGCCCAGCCCCAGGTGGCACGCATCGGAGGCAGGAAGCGATTGACTCCAGGGCAGAAGAAGATGTGCTACTCTGAACCAGAGAAACTCAACCAGCTTGGTGGTACACCCAGCCACTCTGCTTGTCGCTCTTTTGGCAACGAAAGTGAAAACCCGTTTGCAGTTGAATGTGAAGGAGAGGAACAGCAGCAAGGAGAGACGGGGCTGGTCGCAGCACGGAGAAAGATGTTTGAGACAAGAGGTCGGGCCCTTTCAGCCTCTAGCGCCtcaaaaacaaacctgaaacaCCTGCAACACAAGGCCCTGGTGGAGTACATGGAACGTAAGACGGGTCAGAAAGTGGCTGAGCCACAGCAGCCAGCCCCTCAGTTACCAGCTCCACCCAGACAGAGGCACTCTCTGGGCGAGAAACCATATGACTGGGGTCCCAGGCCTCTGTCAGGCAACCATGAaggcaaaaatataaagaagaaGCTCCACAGACCCCACTCTGCAGGCCGCATCCTTGATTCCTCCACCAGCTCCATCAg GTATGCACAGTTCTTCTCAGCACAGTCTTGTTCAGGCCAATATGCTGGCCAATCAAGTCAGCCCAGATGGAGGGAGAGCCATGGTCCGTCTCAGGGGAAGTCTGCCTCAGTGGAGAGTCTCTTGGACCAGCCAGAACCGCCAAGTTTGTTCAGGAACAGATCAACATCCACACCACATGCATTTCAG ACACACGACTACGAGAAGGATCCGTTACCAGTTAATACTATGGAGACCTGGAG TCCCCAGAAAAATGGCACTGAGGATTCCTTGGTAAAGGCAGTGTCCGAGGGCCAGCAGCATGTCCGTGTGGTTGCACAGAGGGGGAAGTCCATGGAAGAGCTTGGAGCTACAAAGTTAACTAGACCATCAGCCTTGAGTAAAAGCTCTGAGCAGTTGGATCAACTGTGGAGACAGTCGACTGGACCGGGAGGACCCGAAAGAGACAAGAGGAGTGTTTCATTTATTGCTGAAGTCAGAGAAGCCCAGGgacaggaaagagggaggaagaaacagTATCTAACAGAGCAAGCAGGAAAAGAACCAGAGATTCTCGGTCAGAAGAACACTCAGGGACAGATACAAAACCAAACCCAGAAAAAGTCCCCATTGAAGCAGAACTCAGAGCCAGGGGAGGATGCGACAGTAGGAGCAAGGAACTCGAGTAGATCCACCTCCCcagcctcctgctcctcttcccgGGCCAGGGTTCGCTCTGGATCTCCTGGATCTCACGGCCCTGTCACAGATGACTTCAGGTCCAGCAGAGCACCCAGTGAGACCTCATCTAGCCCACCTTCCCCCAGAGGTCTAGAGACCAATGAGAGGGACATCAAATCCACTCCCGCCCAGACGGAGCTTCCTTGTGAAAACAAGCATTGCTTCAG TAGAGTCTGGACTTCTCCTTCTGTGACTggatcagagagagagcagtcagTGGATGAACCAAGCAATGACGCCCTACCATCTGATTCAAACCAAGAAGTGTCTCTGAGCTGCGGCGTCACCACAGATCCATCGCTGTGGATTCTCCCCCCAGAAGAAGAGATCAAAGAGGAAGTCCAGCATCCACAGCTGACAGACAGCGTTTTTGATGATGAGTCcagcttctctcctcctgcagtgcAGACAAGTGAAACCTCTGTGTCTCCCTGCACCTCCGTCTCTGACGCAGACGTCACTCAGCgcgtggaggaggagaaaaaccCACAAATGGACGACGAGAAGTCGGGAGAAAACcaggaaatggaggagaggggagcaCCAGAGGGAGAGACGGAGAACCTGGAGGGGTCCGGTGAGAGACCTCGGTGGGAGGAGCTTACGGAAGCGGTGGTCAAGGCCGACCAGTCGCTGGCCAGAGTTCTCTACCCGCTGACCAATCGTAAGACGGCGCTGATGCTGATGGAGCAGCTGTTGTCAGAGGACACGCTGCTGATGGAGGAGCACTACAAGaagaaacaggagcagagaggagctgcagaaag TGCTGAAGCAGTCGAAGCGGCCGAACCAGCTCCTTGTCTTCCTGCTCCTGACAGCCTTAAACCCCAGAGTCCAGACCCGCAGAGCAGGTCTGACATCACTGAGAAGAAG CGTCTATTAGTGTCCTATATCGAGGAGCGTCTGCGTTCACTGGAAGAGGCGCGTGGCGCTCTCCAGACAGAGATTCAGGAGAACGTGGCCCGCGGGGAGGAACTGGAGGTGCTGGTCCGTGAGCGCTGTCAGCCCGTGGAGCTGGAGAGATACAACTTGTTCATAGGAGACCTGGAGAGGGTGGTCAGCCTGCTGTTGTGCCTCTCTGCTCGGCTGGCCAGGGTGCAGAACGCCCTGAGCACCGTGGACCAGCACACAGATGCTGAGGAGAAG CAATCTCTGGACAGTCGGCATCGTCTGCTGTGCAAACAGAGGGAGGACGCCAAAGATCTGAAGGATAACCTGGACCGAAGAGAGAACCTGGTCTCCACCTTCCTGTCGCGCCAGCTGTCCGTCGAACAGCTGCAGGACTACAGGCGTTTCGTCCAGACCAAGGCCTCGCTGCTCATCCGGCAGAAGGACctggaagagaagcagaggctgggagaggagcagctggaggctCTTTCCAACAGCCTGAAtctgtga
- the shroom1 gene encoding protein Shroom1 isoform X2, whose amino-acid sequence MDSYNFHFERMSNVDLHPLSLPVSRLSPAKSNSSIVDQLAHHQHGKGDSAYSSFSGGSTAPDYPSPFLPDDLQSSSFGHYADLKYVKSIYHPTQVLQSDSKTMDQLYRSVEAISQHYRNNSSTNVNHHNHNGNDSFHTNNKALSKQEVPLGAQSQSAYPPPVPARLDSFIATKNLENTRVHHQGTEFQPQQAQPQQQPRPYSRLHSQHHGQNARSPEKANPDAGNSSFNSDPVYSVWRGSQQQQPQTQQPPSYRSHLQPHDQSRVPLNPEYLFIMDNKAAPEQQKSTNILSGSPPRGTSKSEHLIPRQLSTSGGCNGDHHNKSSGSSSHFESQRKRAHSAHDWLGSEPTRAASPWNAGQSFINSSIQHKGQFYFVTGVCKLSDSGMRTYSASVCGSEAGSESSTVLEKHRIREKERSHSTMDNLFRPLQQSSRTSSGTIPDEREAFASLSQGKDLSARSQDQENHRPSLLSTQSSRSFDALEDIDMIQSREIGRHTANNPIFYCGPDRNCSPHSPTQTKEATPLISSEQPNHHKREEQAKRGKRQPLGDVASERINKETTPLLYHLTEANRAALQPKKDADFSIKGKETTLNKTGHEDVVADNNEKPPRGDTSKSDRGDVACNTLDDSFKKYYKEKLKDAQSKVLRETSFKRRDLQLSWPHRLRQKPDLRPTVIHSFSPSQDSETSTDTLTPSVTSEETERGSIKEEAREDQKEMDKETEKENGRPANVAQPQVARIGGRKRLTPGQKKMCYSEPEKLNQLGGTPSHSACRSFGNESENPFAVECEGEEQQQGETGLVAARRKMFETRGRALSASSASKTNLKHLQHKALVEYMERKTGQKVAEPQQPAPQLPAPPRQRHSLGEKPYDWGPRPLSGNHEGKNIKKKLHRPHSAGRILDSSTSSIRYAQFFSAQSCSGQYAGQSSQPRWRESHGPSQGKSASVESLLDQPEPPSLFRNRSTSTPHAFQTHDYEKDPLPVNTMETWSPQKNGTEDSLVKAVSEGQQHVRVVAQRGKSMEELGATKLTRPSALSKSSEQLDQLWRQSTGPGGPERDKRSVSFIAEVREAQGQERGRKKQYLTEQAGKEPEILGQKNTQGQIQNQTQKKSPLKQNSEPGEDATVGARNSSRSTSPASCSSSRARVRSGSPGSHGPVTDDFRSSRAPSETSSSPPSPRGLETNERDIKSTPAQTELPCENKHCFRVWTSPSVTGSEREQSVDEPSNDALPSDSNQEVSLSCGVTTDPSLWILPPEEEIKEEVQHPQLTDSVFDDESSFSPPAVQTSETSVSPCTSVSDADVTQRVEEEKNPQMDDEKSGENQEMEERGAPEGETENLEGSGERPRWEELTEAVVKADQSLARVLYPLTNRKTALMLMEQLLSEDTLLMEEHYKKKQEQRGAAESAEAVEAAEPAPCLPAPDSLKPQSPDPQSRSDITEKKRLLVSYIEERLRSLEEARGALQTEIQENVARGEELEVLVRERCQPVELERYNLFIGDLERVVSLLLCLSARLARVQNALSTVDQHTDAEEKQSLDSRHRLLCKQREDAKDLKDNLDRRENLVSTFLSRQLSVEQLQDYRRFVQTKASLLIRQKDLEEKQRLGEEQLEALSNSLNL is encoded by the exons ATGGATTCCTACAACTTCCACTTTGAGAGAATGAGCAACGTGGACCTGCATCCTCTGAGCCTCCCTGTCAGCAGGCTCTCCCCAGCCAAGTCCAACAGCAGCATCGTCGACCAGCTCGCTCACCACCAGCACGGCAAAGGAGACTCTGCCTACAGCTCCTTCTCTGGTGGGTCCACTGCCCCAGACTACCCTTCTCCCTTCCTTCCAGACGACCTACAGTCCAGCTCCTTCGGCCACTATGCTGATCTTAAGTATGTAAAGTCCATTTACCACCCCACCCAGGTTCTGCAGTCTGATTCAAAGACCATGGACCAGCTCTATCGCTCTGTAGAAGCTATCTCTCAGCACTATCGCAACAACTCCAGCACCAATGTAAACCACCACAACCACAATGGCAATGACAGTTTCCACACCAACAACAAAGCACTCTCTAAACAAGAGGTGCCTTTGGGGGCTCAATCCCAAAGTGCTTACCCTCCTCCAGTCCCAGCACGCCTGGATAGTTTCATAGCCACAAAAAACTTGGAGAACACCAGGGTCCACCACCAGGGtactgaatttcaaccccagcaggCACAGCCTCAACAACAGCCCAGACCCTACAGTCGACTCCATTCACAGCACCATGGTCAGAATGCGCGAAGCCCTGAGAAGGCTAACCCAGATGCAGGCAACTCAAGCTTCAATTCTGACCCGGTGTATTCAGTTTGGAGGGGCTCTCAACAGCAGCAACCACAGACCCAGCAACCACCAAGCTACCGCTCTCACCTCCAGCCTCATGATCAGAGCAGGGTGCCGCTGAACCCAGAATACCTCTTCATCATGGATAACAAAGCTGCCCCTGAGCAGCAGAAATCAACAAACATCCTAAGCGGATCACCTCCCAGAGGCACAAGCAAGTCTGAGCACCTGATACCCAGACAGCTCTCAACCAGCGGTGGATGTAATGGAGaccatcacaacaagtccagtGGCAGTAGTAGCCACTTTGAGAGTCAGCGCAAAAGGGCACACTCAGCTCACGACTGGCTTGGGTCAGAGCCGACCCGAGCTGCCAGCCCCTGGAATGCCGGTCAGAGTTTTATCAACAGCAGCATCCAACATAAGGGACAGTTCTACTTTGTCACAGGAGTGTGCAAGCTGTCTGACTCTGGTATGAGGACATattctgcatctgtgtgtgggtCAGAGGCTGGGAGTGAGAGCTCCACAGTGTTGGAGAAGCACCGgataagagaaaaagaaagaagccacagcaCAATGGATAATTTGTTTAGACCTCTCCAACAGAGTTCTCGCACTTCCAGTGGTACGATTCCAGATGAGAGGGAGGCTTTCGCTTCTCTGTCCCAGGGCAAAGACCTGTCCGCCAGGAGTCAGGATCAGGAGAATCACAGACCGTCCCTCCTCTCGACGCAGTCCTCTCGAAGCTTTGACGCCTTAGAAGATATTGACATGATTCAGAGTCGAGAGATCGGCCGCCACACTGCCAACAACCCCATATTCTACTGTGGACCTGACAGAAACTGCTCACCACATTCACCGACGCAAACGAAGGAGGCCACTCCGTTAATCAGCTCTGAACAGCCCAACCACCACAAGAGAGAGGAGCAGGCGAAGAGAGGGAAACGGCAGCCACTCGGGGACGTAGCCAGCGAGAGgataaacaaagaaacaacCCCACTTCTCTATCACCTCACTGAAGCCAACAGGGCAGCCTTACAGCCCAAAAAGGATGCTGATTTTAGTATAAAAGGCAAGGAGACAACCCTGAACAAAACAGGTCATGAAGACGTGGTAGCAGACAACAATGAGAAACCTCCACGAGGTGACACGAGCAAGAGTGACAGAGGGGACGTTGCCTGTAACACTCTGGATGACTCATTTAAAAAGTACTACAAAGAGAAGCTGAAGGATGCCCAGTCTAAAGTCCTAAGGGAGACTTCATTTAAAAGGAGGGACCTGCAGCTGTCGTGGCCACACCGTCTCAGGCAAAAACCTGACCTGAGGCCTACAGTGATTCACTCATTCTCCCCATCACAGGACTCTGAGActtccacagacacactcactccGTCTGTGActtctgaggagacagagagggggagcaTAAAGGAAGAAGCCAGGGAGGATCAGAAGGAGATGGACAAAGAGACTGAAAAGGAAAACGGGAGACCAGCAAATGTGGCCCAGCCCCAGGTGGCACGCATCGGAGGCAGGAAGCGATTGACTCCAGGGCAGAAGAAGATGTGCTACTCTGAACCAGAGAAACTCAACCAGCTTGGTGGTACACCCAGCCACTCTGCTTGTCGCTCTTTTGGCAACGAAAGTGAAAACCCGTTTGCAGTTGAATGTGAAGGAGAGGAACAGCAGCAAGGAGAGACGGGGCTGGTCGCAGCACGGAGAAAGATGTTTGAGACAAGAGGTCGGGCCCTTTCAGCCTCTAGCGCCtcaaaaacaaacctgaaacaCCTGCAACACAAGGCCCTGGTGGAGTACATGGAACGTAAGACGGGTCAGAAAGTGGCTGAGCCACAGCAGCCAGCCCCTCAGTTACCAGCTCCACCCAGACAGAGGCACTCTCTGGGCGAGAAACCATATGACTGGGGTCCCAGGCCTCTGTCAGGCAACCATGAaggcaaaaatataaagaagaaGCTCCACAGACCCCACTCTGCAGGCCGCATCCTTGATTCCTCCACCAGCTCCATCAg GTATGCACAGTTCTTCTCAGCACAGTCTTGTTCAGGCCAATATGCTGGCCAATCAAGTCAGCCCAGATGGAGGGAGAGCCATGGTCCGTCTCAGGGGAAGTCTGCCTCAGTGGAGAGTCTCTTGGACCAGCCAGAACCGCCAAGTTTGTTCAGGAACAGATCAACATCCACACCACATGCATTTCAG ACACACGACTACGAGAAGGATCCGTTACCAGTTAATACTATGGAGACCTGGAG TCCCCAGAAAAATGGCACTGAGGATTCCTTGGTAAAGGCAGTGTCCGAGGGCCAGCAGCATGTCCGTGTGGTTGCACAGAGGGGGAAGTCCATGGAAGAGCTTGGAGCTACAAAGTTAACTAGACCATCAGCCTTGAGTAAAAGCTCTGAGCAGTTGGATCAACTGTGGAGACAGTCGACTGGACCGGGAGGACCCGAAAGAGACAAGAGGAGTGTTTCATTTATTGCTGAAGTCAGAGAAGCCCAGGgacaggaaagagggaggaagaaacagTATCTAACAGAGCAAGCAGGAAAAGAACCAGAGATTCTCGGTCAGAAGAACACTCAGGGACAGATACAAAACCAAACCCAGAAAAAGTCCCCATTGAAGCAGAACTCAGAGCCAGGGGAGGATGCGACAGTAGGAGCAAGGAACTCGAGTAGATCCACCTCCCcagcctcctgctcctcttcccgGGCCAGGGTTCGCTCTGGATCTCCTGGATCTCACGGCCCTGTCACAGATGACTTCAGGTCCAGCAGAGCACCCAGTGAGACCTCATCTAGCCCACCTTCCCCCAGAGGTCTAGAGACCAATGAGAGGGACATCAAATCCACTCCCGCCCAGACGGAGCTTCCTTGTGAAAACAAGCATTGCTTCAG AGTCTGGACTTCTCCTTCTGTGACTggatcagagagagagcagtcagTGGATGAACCAAGCAATGACGCCCTACCATCTGATTCAAACCAAGAAGTGTCTCTGAGCTGCGGCGTCACCACAGATCCATCGCTGTGGATTCTCCCCCCAGAAGAAGAGATCAAAGAGGAAGTCCAGCATCCACAGCTGACAGACAGCGTTTTTGATGATGAGTCcagcttctctcctcctgcagtgcAGACAAGTGAAACCTCTGTGTCTCCCTGCACCTCCGTCTCTGACGCAGACGTCACTCAGCgcgtggaggaggagaaaaaccCACAAATGGACGACGAGAAGTCGGGAGAAAACcaggaaatggaggagaggggagcaCCAGAGGGAGAGACGGAGAACCTGGAGGGGTCCGGTGAGAGACCTCGGTGGGAGGAGCTTACGGAAGCGGTGGTCAAGGCCGACCAGTCGCTGGCCAGAGTTCTCTACCCGCTGACCAATCGTAAGACGGCGCTGATGCTGATGGAGCAGCTGTTGTCAGAGGACACGCTGCTGATGGAGGAGCACTACAAGaagaaacaggagcagagaggagctgcagaaag TGCTGAAGCAGTCGAAGCGGCCGAACCAGCTCCTTGTCTTCCTGCTCCTGACAGCCTTAAACCCCAGAGTCCAGACCCGCAGAGCAGGTCTGACATCACTGAGAAGAAG CGTCTATTAGTGTCCTATATCGAGGAGCGTCTGCGTTCACTGGAAGAGGCGCGTGGCGCTCTCCAGACAGAGATTCAGGAGAACGTGGCCCGCGGGGAGGAACTGGAGGTGCTGGTCCGTGAGCGCTGTCAGCCCGTGGAGCTGGAGAGATACAACTTGTTCATAGGAGACCTGGAGAGGGTGGTCAGCCTGCTGTTGTGCCTCTCTGCTCGGCTGGCCAGGGTGCAGAACGCCCTGAGCACCGTGGACCAGCACACAGATGCTGAGGAGAAG CAATCTCTGGACAGTCGGCATCGTCTGCTGTGCAAACAGAGGGAGGACGCCAAAGATCTGAAGGATAACCTGGACCGAAGAGAGAACCTGGTCTCCACCTTCCTGTCGCGCCAGCTGTCCGTCGAACAGCTGCAGGACTACAGGCGTTTCGTCCAGACCAAGGCCTCGCTGCTCATCCGGCAGAAGGACctggaagagaagcagaggctgggagaggagcagctggaggctCTTTCCAACAGCCTGAAtctgtga